The genomic region GCCCATTCGGAGAGCGCATTCAGTAACTTGCTCCCGGGAGCCCACCGTTAAGACTCAAATCCTGCCGCTCTGACTTCAAGTGGATAAATAGAATCAACTTTCAAAGTTGACTTCATTCCCTAAGAGAACTTTCTTTTTTGCGTTAACAAATCTATTTAAAGTCTAAAGAAATTACCAGGTAATCACAGCAAATAAGTAGACTTTAATACCAAATCTCACAGACAACCAGTCACCAGATTAGGATCCAACAACTTTTCTTTCAGGCAATGAGTGAATAAGTTCATTTCCCCCCCCTCACAATGAAGGCAGAatcaaagcattaaaaaaaaattttgtgtgtgtgtgccagtctctgggcttggactcagggcctgagcactgtccctggcttctttttgctcaaggctagcactctgccacttgagccatagtgccacttctggccattttctatatatgtggtgctggggaattgaacccagggcctcatgtatacgagacaagcgctcttgccactaggccatattcccagccccaagcattaaaatttttaagagtgtttttttcttccggtgctagtactagggctttaactcgATACTATACAATAGATGCTTCTTAAATGTTtttcaaatgaataaaacataagCCAGTCAGTTGTGGGGACACACAAGATCCCAGAGACTTGAGACAGAAGGATGGCAAGTCCGAGGCCAGCTCAGGGAAAACAAGCAAAGATCCTATCAAAATCCGAGgaaaagccaggcatgggtggctctgGCCTggaaccctggctactcaggagacggagactTGGGAGGATGATCCTCCTGGAACAAAAAGCttgcagccagcctggacagaaaagtctaaaacagaaaagtctgcaagactctatcgttaataaaccagcaaaaaccagactGGAGGCATAGTGTCAGCTATgaacaaaaaagcccagagagagagagaacaccaggtcctgaagtcaagccccagtgccagcaccaaaaatcaaaccaacaaaaacaatgtggttcaaatagtacaaCACTTGCACAAAGCCACGGGTTCGATCCCAAGTACCATGACCATGCACCTAGAGAATCTTAATCTACTTGAAATGGTATTATGCTAAAAATAATATACTATTAATCCAAGTAACTGTTGATAATCTGACATTTTGGGTCCTACAAAGAGTAATTTCACAACCAAGTCAagtcagtggctcacgtctgtaatctcaTAATAaccacagctactcagaaggctgagatgtgaggattgtagttcaaagccagcccaggcaggaaagtctgtgagattcttatctccaattacacatcaaaaagctggaagtagaggtgtggctcaagtggtagagtgccagccttgagcaaagatgaCAAAGGAGAGCTTGAGGTTCGGAGTTGAAGCTCttgtatcagcacacacacaaaataagaataATACTTGTCTTCTAGATTATTGCAAAGGTTAATACCATAGATACAAACTAATTGATAGCGGGcagatattatatattaaaaatgatctTTCAAGCCCACGAAGATCTTTGCCATTTCTCAACTCTAAAGTCTTACAGAGTTTCTATGAAAATAATTAACTTTATATCCTACTTTTTGTAAGGTCTACTcctgggagggctccaggcagatgccccCGCCTGTTTAAGTCTCCACCCCAGCAcacccttctctgaggtcacaccccaatccacctggacacacctcccagcccctgcctgggataaggcaccccccccccccaggtgtgacTCGATCTCTTGCCCACTGCTGGTGCCTCGGACTTGGCAGCACCCCAACAGTTCAGCAGAATAAAGTTCTCCCTTTTGCTCGAATACTTATGTGGTGTTCTCCATCGTCAGCTGCCTACATCTATAATTCTTACGCTGTCAATATTATTCTTGTATTTCCCTTAGTGGTGAAGTAAATATTCTAAGTTAAATAGCATAAGAAAAAGAGGTCTATGTAATTAATGAAACTTCAACATTAAAGcaagagccaggcgccagtgcctcatgcctgtgatcctagtagCCCAGGTCTGAGGatccaaagccagactgggcaggaaagcccatgagacttcacCATCAGAAatccagatgtggtgctgtgggtcaaagtggtagagcgctagccttgagggaaaaagctcagggacagtgcccaggatgagTTTGAGACCCACAacgacaaaaaataataaaaattaaaaaattaaagcaagaacAATTCCTACCTTTTTGCACTGACTGAAGACACATTAAAGATGGGGTAGACAGTCGACTCAGGAGAAACTGGtagggaaaaaaaacagcaatttttttttttaaccaaataaaaTCAAAGTCTAAAGACTTGGAAAGTTAGTAGGGCCAAACTATTCACAACTTGACTTCAAGACATAATCAAGATCACTGCTGGCAAAGAAGAGCAGAAAAGGTCAGCTAGAAATAAATCCATATAGCTGATTTGGGCAAAGGGCAATCGAAACAAACAGACTTCAGCATATAGTGCTGGACAGGCTACACGTCCACAGGCAAAAACATTCTACATGCTCACATATCACATAAGAACTCACTCAAAATAAAGTGCTGGTCAAAATGCAAACCACAGAAGTGTAGAATGAAGCTTGTGTGGTGAAGCATGTCAGAGATACCAATACTGATTCATACTAATGTGTGCGGATGAATATGCACAGAAACaaattacagatgtgtgtcaTATACATGTAGTTGGTTGGCAAAATGTTAATTCATTTCTGTAAATACTTATAATTTGCTAAGGATTGGGTAATTAAACAATGACACTGTAAGTTAATAGGATTTCAGATCCAAGAGGAACTTAAACATTAacgctggtgattaatgcctgtaatcctagttaatcaagaggccgagatctgagcatcaaggtttgaaaccagcacaggcaagaaagtccatgagattattgccaattaaccagtgCCCGCCACCCCCTCCTCAAAAAAAagatgtaagtggagctgtggctcaagtggtagagcaccagccttgagcagacaacCTAAGGAACAGTGCCTTGGCGGACTGcgggcgcgcgcgtgcgtgtaTAGTAAATTTGCTTTTACTCCTTGCTGTTATTTTgggtaaaatataaataattcttTCAAGGAGGACACTCAAATCCAGAGCTTAGGCAATTTGGCCACAACTACAGATCTATTAAGCCTTACTATTTTTTGTACACAGTTTTAACTTAAAAGCTCCTTTCctcctgatttttaaaacattctgTGTTGTTTTACCACAGAAATTACTTACTAAAAATGCGTACATTAGTAAAAACTAGCCCCAGAAACTATCATTATATATGAGTTTCACATACACAAATCCTAAGCATTATTACAAGTAGCTAAACCCTTATGAGAAATTTTACTTACTTGTCTTGTTTTCAACAGAATTCTCTGAAGGAAAATTGTTACCTTCAtcgagtttatatttctttgaagaaactACTGCACCAGATGAATCCTAAAAATAATgaccatgtttaaaaaaaaagtaaacgcaATCTGTCACTTAGTTTTCTATTTAGTGAGTGAATCTTATTGGTTAATTTCCAAAACAGTTCATTATGGGTTATAATTCaaaatgggctttttttttcaattttttattaccaaactaatgtacagagaggttacaatttcatacgttaggcatttcttgtactgttaccttgtccctcataccccctccctcctccccctttccctttccccccctgaggtattcagttcacttacaacaaacagttttgcaagtattgcttttgtagttgtctttttttttaaatcctcaacTTTTAGGGAAAATTTCTTCTGTATTGATTAACGTAAATTGCCTTTTAAAAGCCAAGAGCACTTATTAATACTATAATTTGTCATTCTTGTCAAAAACATACTAATTTCCAGGTAAAGATGGCAGAAGAAGATTGCAGTTAACATTCTGAGCTGGCTAAGATTTTTCCTAGTTTCTAAGTTTTTGAATAGTAGCAAGAAAGTGGGAAGTGCAAAGTAGAAAATCCTGATGAATTTTTATTAACATTCCTAATTAGGTGAGTCAGGAAACATATAGCTGGGTGGGAAAAGAAGACATTCTTGATTAAAGCAGAGTTCCTCTTCTAAGATCTTATCATCTTAGAGAAGATGGGGAAAATCTGTCCGGATCATTTCTCTGGGCTCCACAGTGCCCCTTACCTTTTCAGATTCATCCTTAGAGAGCACAGACCTTTCTACAGACTTAAGACGCGTAAGTCCTGCTTCTCAGATTACTGAAAATAAGAACTGAACAAATATTTACATAACTAGCTCTTTAAAGTAAAACTCAAGAAattatttatttggtgccaggactgaggcttgaactcagggcctggggcactgccccttggctttttggctcaaggatggcCATTTTACCAGTAGAgccacaagctccacttctggctttttagtggttgttagttagagtctcatagactttcctgctacagctggctttgtgatcctcagatctcgactcctgagtaggtaggatttctagtgtgaactactggtgcttggctagaaaacagacagaaatgGTGTTACAGAGACTTAGTTATCTGTTTGCTATATGTAGACAGGAATAATTGGGAGATGGACAAGGATACTGCACTTCGTTTCTTTTGCTGGATTGAGATTGACTTTTCGCTTGCACTGATTTTTCTTAAACTGAGATAAATGCACTTGTAGGAGCAGCTCTCCAAActagaaagaaaatcaaatcttGTTCAACTACGTTATATATTATTTAGGCTGAAGACTTACTTGGCAGCTACTTTTGAAGTGATATATATACTTAGCTTTTCTTACCTTTATGAATTTCTCTTTGTTTGTACTTCTTGCAGGTAGTAGTTCACCATTCTCTTCTAGTAACGAGCACTCCAACACTTGATTCTCCACCAAAGTTTTTCTCTTACATACAACCTCTGAATCAGAATCTCTGATTGTTTCTGGTCTGCTTTTTTGTGTGACTCCTGGTGATATTGGGTCGTCTAGTGACAATTTTTTAAGAGACATTTTTTTCCTACTAACAAAAAATGCAGCTCCACCTTGGAGTGTAACCTGTGGTTTTACCTTTTGGCTTAGAACCCGCGGAGTATTGGGATTACTTTCAGCTAGATAACAATTACGTTCTTTCTTCACAAAAGGCTTATTTGTCATTTGATTTTGCTTGGAATTTCCAGACTCTCTTGATACATGCTTGATGTGTGTATAACTTCGTTGACACTTAGCAGTTAAactcttctgtgtttttttcttcttctttttgataGGGACTGGTTTTCCTTGCAGTTTTTCAGGCACAAGGAGTATAGGTTTATCTTCACCATTAGTCTGCAGACGAGATCTACTCTCTCTTATCAGCTTTCTCTCCAGTGGATTGAGGTACAACTTATCTTTGTTGTAAAAAGACACGGTGGACACAGCAGATTTAAATGGCGAGATGTGACTTGCAGATGACAATCcggtttttgtagttgttttgcgTGGACTTGAAATCAAATGGTCTTGTGGAAAGCAATGTCCTCCATCTTCTTTTTTATCACCGTTCTGACAAATGTACTTTTTAGGTGATGGAAATAGACTTTCAGTGAGGTTCAAAATTAATTCCTGTGATGGAATGTCTGATAACAgactataaaaagaaacaaagtccaTTGATTATCATGTTCATTATTTTACTACAAAACTTATGGAGACAAATCCCCTTTATATAAAAAACAATACATATtgaaaacaaacatataaaagCATAAAGCAATAAATCCCTCTCCatcaaacatacacatacatcatATTTAATAAAGGAGGATTCTCAAATTGTCTTAACAAAGCATAATAACAGTTATTTACACAAAggctttggtgtgtgtgttcaGAAAGCTATAAAAGccaggttcttttcttttttctttttatgccaatTAGGGGGTTTGAACAAGGCCAAGGCACTGTTTCTTaggttgtttgctcaaggctggtgctctaccacttaagccactgctccacttcactTGTTGGTGAATTGGATAAGTTTTtctcggactttcttgcccaggctggctttgaacctcaattctcagatctcagcttcctgagtagctaggattaaggtatgagccacctgtgcctagctTAAAAGCtggtttgttttaaataaaattgaatatttaTCACTGGTATCACATGTAATATAGAGAAAAATAGTCCCCTCATCCCCCCTTAACCACAAAGGGATACTTTCTAAGACCTTTGGTGGATGCCTGAAAATACAGACAGAATCCAATAATAGTATAGTATTCACTATACTTTCTATATATACCTATGTGaagatttaatttataaaataggcACAATAGGAGATTAACAGTAATAGAACAGGACATGAATTCTATGAAtataatttccttaaaaaaatcttactatacaatcattgtctttttttaatattttcagatcCAGTTGACTCTAGGTAATAAAAACATCAGACACAGGGAAGTCTCTGTGGACAAAATTGTGGCATGCTTTAGAGATAAACATTTACTCTATATTGgacattacattaagtattacaggaatgagcagaaagaacaaggaaataaaacattGCTTATTTCCTAGCCATAAAAAAAACTATTTGAGCCCCTCCCAAAAGACTAAATAATTTGTTACATGAACTTATGTATTTCCAAACTAGAACCAGAATACAGAATAACACTGTGGCCACAAAGAGTAGAGTTAGAAATACATGGAAATTTTAGGAGAAAAACAggatagctttttctttttgaaagtttGTACGTGTAGGATGACACTCACCTGTCACAGTTCAAAAAATTCCGCTTCCGCTTTCTTGGGGTGAACACTGCCATCTTCTTAAGCGAACTCCTAAAAGCTATAGGTAGGTAAAAATAACCAACTTCATCAGATAGGTATAAAAACCACTAGGCCAAAAATTTCAGAAATGCCTGTGGCAGCTAAAGATTCAGGGAaaaatgggtttttatttttaagttattttgcgtacactatatatatgatatatatgtatacatatgacatatatatatggagctccaaatat from Perognathus longimembris pacificus isolate PPM17 chromosome 21, ASM2315922v1, whole genome shotgun sequence harbors:
- the Esco2 gene encoding N-acetyltransferase ESCO2 — translated: MAVFTPRKRKRNFLNCDSLLSDIPSQELILNLTESLFPSPKKYICQNGDKKEDGGHCFPQDHLISSPRKTTTKTGLSSASHISPFKSAVSTVSFYNKDKLYLNPLERKLIRESRSRLQTNGEDKPILLVPEKLQGKPVPIKKKKKKTQKSLTAKCQRSYTHIKHVSRESGNSKQNQMTNKPFVKKERNCYLAESNPNTPRVLSQKVKPQVTLQGGAAFFVSRKKMSLKKLSLDDPISPGVTQKSRPETIRDSDSEVVCKRKTLVENQVLECSLLEENGELLPARSTNKEKFIKDSSGAVVSSKKYKLDEGNNFPSENSVENKTISPESTVYPIFNVSSVSAKRSTAEEQTSLGSMSGIKCLKQANLQKNINIRDTNKETKDQLIIDAGQKHFGTTMCKSCGMIYSAANPEDELQHAQHHQRFLEGVKYVGWKKERVVAEFWDGKIVLILPHDPSYALRKVEDVKELVDQELGFQQAIPKCSDKTKTFLYVSDEKRVVGCLIAEPIKQAFRVLSEPPDPESASSKESPRAWQCSNVPEPAICGISRIWVFKLKRRKRIARRLVDTVRNCFMFGCFLSTNEIAFSDPTPDGKLFATKYCNTPNFLVYNFNS